A genome region from Sceloporus undulatus isolate JIND9_A2432 ecotype Alabama chromosome 1, SceUnd_v1.1, whole genome shotgun sequence includes the following:
- the LOC121919865 gene encoding protein FAM133-like — MDNRPEEKGGTLHATSQEKAQAREKEKRKRKRSRSRSSSVSSTTSSSSSTSSSSRSSSRSSASRSRSSSSSRDASKSKAKKRKKEKHNKKKRKKDKLKKKKEKKKKKDKSGPVQLSKYLKDKRKNQNYSMITGKKIKMKIKKSKKDKERDRNRAELLDFLNSAL, encoded by the exons ATGGATAACAGACCTGAAGAGAAAGGCGGGACATTGCATGCAACTTCGCAAGAGAAGGCACAAGCTAGAG agaaagagaagagaaagcgaAAACGGAGTAGAAGCAGATCCTCTTCAGTTTCTTCCACTACATCATCTAGTTCTTCAACCTCTTCCTCTTCAAGGTCATCTTCAAGGTCCTCTGCTTCACGCAGCAGAAGCAGTTCAAGCAGTAGAG ATGCTTCCAAATCAAaagcaaagaagaggaaaaaggaaaaacacaacaaaaag aagaggaaaaaagataagttaaagaaaaagaaagaaaagaaaaaaaagaaagacaaatcaGGCCCTGTCCAGCTTTCTAAG TACTTGAAAGATAAAAGGAAGAATCAAAACTACAGTATGATCACAGGAAAGAAAATTAAGATGAAAATAAAGAAGAGTAAAAAAGATAAAGAG CGTGATCGAAACCGTGCTGAACTCCTTGATTTCTTGAACTCCGCGTTGTAG